In the Campylobacter showae genome, one interval contains:
- a CDS encoding DUF1963 domain-containing protein, whose translation MQNLRARYEKYCLGRIFEDIKNYTKNAVKISAKESADRQIPISASKFGGLLNMPRSEPWPANEQAGELLHFIAQINFSEVSEFEKIAADKNSIKFDLRLSSKKRGGVGGGC comes from the coding sequence TTGCAAAATTTACGTGCAAGATACGAAAAGTACTGTCTCGGACGTATATTTGAGGATATAAAAAACTATACTAAAAATGCGGTAAAAATTTCGGCAAAAGAAAGCGCCGATCGACAAATACCGATAAGCGCGTCAAAATTCGGCGGATTGCTCAATATGCCGCGAAGCGAGCCGTGGCCCGCAAACGAACAAGCTGGCGAACTGCTTCATTTTATAGCACAGATAAATTTTAGCGAAGTTTCGGAGTTTGAAAAAATCGCCGCGGATAAAAACAGTATCAAATTTGACTTGCGTTTGTCGAGTAAAAAAAGGGGGGGGGTCGGCGGCGGTTGTTAA
- the acpS gene encoding holo-ACP synthase, with amino-acid sequence MIGIDIVAISRISRLKERRGEDFLRYFLSDDEINIAKTDATIAGFFAAKEAISKALGCGISAEFSFFDAQIYKDDKNAPKVKLSEKIIKNFNLKDAQITISHDGGFAIAAAILQRAD; translated from the coding sequence ATGATCGGCATAGATATCGTAGCGATCTCGCGGATCTCAAGGCTTAAAGAGCGGCGGGGCGAGGATTTTTTGAGATATTTTTTGAGCGACGACGAGATAAATATCGCAAAAACGGACGCTACGATAGCGGGATTTTTCGCAGCTAAGGAGGCTATCAGCAAAGCCCTTGGCTGCGGGATCTCAGCCGAGTTTTCATTTTTTGACGCTCAAATTTACAAAGACGACAAAAACGCTCCAAAAGTAAAGCTCTCAGAAAAAATCATAAAAAATTTTAATCTAAAAGACGCGCAAATCACCATTAGCCACGACGGAGGTTTTGCTATCGCCGCTGCGATACTGCAAAGAGCGGATTAG
- a CDS encoding trimeric intracellular cation channel family protein: MTALLVAEYIGIASAATSGFIFAVKRDCDWLGIFIAALLTALGGGFMRDAIVSRPPYSFTHYAPCIIVMVMLFLSAFLRLHKRSDIEKKFLFVTTDAVDLVSFSIVGAIVALQFGYNVFGVVLLALCNGVGGGMIRDVLFNEVPWCLKTGLYATVSIVVGLIYFAMDYAGFTSVFWVMGLFAFGVVFRLAAYYLGWHLPTLQK; the protein is encoded by the coding sequence ATGACTGCGCTCCTTGTCGCCGAATACATCGGCATCGCCTCGGCAGCCACGAGCGGATTTATCTTCGCGGTTAAGCGCGACTGCGACTGGCTGGGTATCTTTATCGCCGCGCTTCTGACTGCGCTTGGAGGCGGATTTATGCGCGACGCTATCGTCTCGCGCCCGCCGTATTCGTTCACGCACTATGCTCCGTGCATTATCGTGATGGTGATGCTCTTTCTCTCGGCGTTTTTACGCCTGCATAAGCGAAGCGATATCGAGAAAAAATTCCTTTTCGTCACCACCGACGCAGTGGATCTCGTGAGCTTTTCTATCGTCGGGGCGATCGTGGCGCTGCAGTTTGGCTACAACGTATTTGGCGTCGTGCTGTTAGCGCTTTGCAACGGCGTGGGCGGAGGTATGATACGCGACGTGCTCTTTAACGAAGTGCCGTGGTGTCTTAAAACCGGGCTTTACGCGACGGTTAGCATTGTCGTGGGACTGATTTATTTTGCTATGGATTATGCGGGATTTACGAGCGTGTTTTGGGTGATGGGGCTTTTTGCGTTTGGAGTCGTGTTTAGGCTTGCGGCGTATTATCTTGGTTGGCATTTACCGACTTTGCAAAAGTGA